A genomic segment from Stenotrophomonas maltophilia encodes:
- a CDS encoding DUF192 domain-containing protein — MSLLRSLLMLPLLALTGCATDAARHWVELDGARYQVELATNDETRARGLMFRDQMSTDHGMLFIHDREEMQAYWMKNTKIALDILYFDSQRKLVSQQRDVPPCSAGDMCPPYPSGGPARYVLELNAGQAEKLQLKDGTQLTFGPGIE, encoded by the coding sequence ATGTCGCTGTTGCGTTCGCTGCTGATGCTTCCGCTGCTGGCCCTGACCGGCTGCGCCACCGACGCGGCCCGCCATTGGGTCGAGCTGGATGGCGCCCGCTACCAGGTCGAGCTGGCCACCAACGATGAAACCCGCGCGCGCGGGCTGATGTTCCGCGACCAGATGTCGACCGACCACGGCATGCTGTTCATCCACGACCGCGAGGAAATGCAGGCGTACTGGATGAAGAACACCAAGATCGCGCTGGACATCCTGTACTTCGACAGCCAGCGCAAGCTGGTCAGCCAGCAGCGCGACGTACCGCCGTGCTCGGCCGGTGACATGTGCCCGCCCTACCCCAGCGGCGGCCCGGCGCGCTACGTGCTGGAGCTCAACGCCGGCCAGGCCGAGAAGTTGCAGTTGAAGGACGGCACCCAGCTGACCTTCGGCCCGGGCATCGAGTAA
- a CDS encoding SirB1 family protein: MQDRITLPDWDALADLEDEALPLLPTALLIARDEYPDLQPSTYDALIQSHVEHLRSEVDSIENSPLKMAAINRHLFDELGYSGDHDEYYDPRNSYLNQVFERRLGNPISLALVQMEVARRLGIPLDGVSFPGHFLVRLPVDDGVLVMDPFNGGRPLDVDELRERAKSHLGGQMPDDQVLAQILDPAPARAILMRMLRNLHGVYAEAGEWDRAARSADRVLKLAPEQDDALRDRGLAYLQLEYLAGARHDLGQYLKRNPEASDAQWLREKLIDLGGPVPRLH; the protein is encoded by the coding sequence ATGCAGGACCGGATCACACTCCCCGACTGGGATGCACTGGCCGACCTCGAAGACGAGGCGCTGCCACTGTTGCCGACCGCGCTGCTGATCGCGCGCGATGAATACCCCGATCTGCAGCCGTCGACCTACGACGCGCTGATCCAGAGCCATGTCGAACACCTCCGTTCGGAAGTGGACAGCATCGAGAACAGCCCGCTGAAGATGGCGGCGATCAACCGCCACCTGTTCGACGAGCTGGGCTACAGCGGCGACCACGACGAGTACTACGACCCGCGCAACAGCTACCTCAACCAGGTATTCGAGCGCCGCCTGGGCAACCCGATCTCGTTGGCACTGGTACAGATGGAAGTCGCGCGCCGGCTGGGCATTCCGCTCGATGGCGTGTCCTTCCCCGGCCACTTTCTGGTGCGCCTGCCGGTAGACGACGGCGTGCTGGTGATGGACCCCTTCAACGGTGGCCGTCCGCTGGACGTGGACGAGCTGCGCGAGCGGGCCAAATCACATCTTGGCGGGCAGATGCCCGACGACCAGGTGCTGGCGCAGATCCTCGACCCGGCGCCGGCCCGCGCGATCCTGATGCGCATGCTGCGCAACCTGCATGGCGTGTACGCCGAGGCGGGCGAATGGGACCGCGCTGCACGCAGCGCCGATCGCGTGCTGAAGCTGGCCCCGGAGCAGGACGACGCGCTGCGGGATCGCGGCCTGGCCTATCTGCAGCTGGAGTACCTGGCCGGTGCCCGCCACGACCTGGGGCAGTACCTGAAGCGCAACCCCGAGGCCAGCGATGCGCAGTGGCTGCGCGAGAAGCTGATCGACCTCGGCGGGCCGGTGCCACGGCTGCATTGA
- a CDS encoding rubredoxin, with protein sequence MAARESSPDYPMSDATPTTLRTWMCVVCGFIYSEAEGLPEEGIEPGTRWEDIPETWTCPDCGVTKADFEMVEVD encoded by the coding sequence ATGGCGGCCCGTGAATCCAGTCCTGATTATCCGATGAGCGATGCCACCCCCACCACCTTGCGCACCTGGATGTGCGTGGTCTGCGGCTTCATTTACAGCGAAGCGGAAGGCTTGCCGGAGGAGGGTATTGAGCCCGGGACGCGCTGGGAGGACATTCCCGAGACCTGGACCTGCCCGGATTGCGGGGTGACCAAGGCCGATTTCGAGATGGTCGAGGTCGATTGA
- the thiE gene encoding thiamine phosphate synthase, translating into MTSASPAPRGVYLITPDEPDTARLLARTAPLLAAGATWLQYRNKTASDALRREQATALQALCVEHGVPLIVNDDPALARAVGAAGVHLGGTDGDIPSARALLGAEAIIGASCYDQLANAEKAVAAGASYVAFGAFFPTTTKITTSRAHTDLLRQSAALGVPRVAIGGLTPDNVGPIIDAGADLVAVVSSVFAAEDPVATQRAYLAQFA; encoded by the coding sequence ATGACTTCTGCTTCCCCGGCGCCCCGCGGCGTCTACCTGATCACCCCGGACGAGCCCGATACCGCGCGCCTGCTGGCCCGCACCGCGCCGCTGCTGGCCGCGGGCGCCACCTGGCTGCAGTACCGCAACAAGACCGCCAGTGACGCGCTGCGGCGCGAGCAGGCCACCGCCCTGCAGGCGCTGTGCGTGGAACACGGCGTGCCGCTGATCGTCAACGACGACCCGGCGCTGGCCAGGGCGGTCGGCGCGGCCGGCGTGCACCTGGGCGGCACCGACGGTGACATCCCCAGCGCGCGCGCACTGCTCGGTGCCGAGGCCATCATCGGCGCCTCCTGCTACGACCAGCTGGCCAATGCCGAAAAGGCCGTGGCCGCCGGCGCCAGCTACGTGGCCTTCGGCGCGTTCTTCCCGACCACCACCAAGATCACCACCAGCCGCGCCCATACCGACCTGCTGCGGCAAAGCGCCGCACTGGGCGTGCCGCGGGTGGCGATCGGCGGCCTGACGCCGGACAATGTCGGTCCCATCATCGACGCCGGCGCCGATCTGGTCGCCGTGGTCAGCAGCGTGTTCGCCGCCGAAGACCCGGTCGCGACCCAGCGCGCCTACCTCGCCCAGTTCGCGTAA
- the hemL gene encoding glutamate-1-semialdehyde 2,1-aminomutase, with translation MNHDQSHALFSRAQQLLPGGVNSPVRAFKSVGGEPFFVERADGAYLYDVDGNRYIDYVGSWGPMIVGHNHPAVRQAVKKAIDNGLSFGAPCAAEVTMAEAITRLVPSCEMVRMVNSGTEATLSAIRLARGATGRNRIVKFEGCYHGHGDSFLVKAGSGMLTLGVPTSPGVPAGLSELTLTLPYNDFEAATALFEQQGDDIAGLIIEPVVGNANCIPPREGYLQHLRELCTKHGALLIFDEVMTGFRVALGGAQAHYGITPDLTTFGKIIGGGMPVGAYGGRRELMQQIAPAGPIYQAGTLSGNPVAMAAGLAMLELIQQPGFHADLAERTARLCAGLEAAAAEAGVAVTTTRVGAMFGLFFTSEKVETYAQATACDIPAFNRFFHAMLEQGVFLAPSAYEAGFLSSAHDDAVIEATLAAARVAFKAAKG, from the coding sequence ATGAACCACGACCAGTCCCACGCCCTGTTCTCCCGCGCCCAGCAGCTGCTGCCGGGCGGCGTCAATTCGCCGGTACGCGCGTTCAAATCGGTCGGTGGCGAACCGTTCTTCGTCGAGCGCGCCGACGGCGCCTACCTGTACGACGTCGATGGCAACCGCTACATCGACTACGTCGGTTCCTGGGGCCCGATGATCGTCGGCCACAACCACCCGGCCGTGCGCCAGGCGGTGAAGAAGGCGATCGACAACGGTTTGTCCTTCGGCGCGCCGTGCGCGGCCGAAGTGACCATGGCCGAGGCCATCACCCGCCTGGTGCCATCGTGCGAGATGGTACGCATGGTCAACTCCGGCACCGAGGCCACGCTGTCGGCGATCCGCCTGGCGCGTGGTGCCACCGGCCGCAACCGCATCGTCAAGTTCGAAGGCTGCTACCACGGCCACGGCGACTCGTTCCTGGTCAAGGCCGGCAGCGGCATGCTGACCCTGGGCGTGCCGACCTCGCCGGGCGTGCCGGCCGGCCTGAGCGAACTGACCCTGACCCTGCCCTACAACGACTTCGAAGCGGCCACCGCCCTGTTCGAGCAGCAGGGTGACGACATCGCCGGCCTGATCATCGAGCCGGTGGTCGGCAATGCCAACTGCATTCCGCCGCGCGAGGGCTACCTGCAGCACCTGCGCGAACTGTGCACGAAGCACGGCGCGCTGCTGATCTTCGACGAAGTGATGACCGGCTTCCGCGTGGCCCTCGGCGGAGCGCAGGCGCACTACGGCATCACCCCGGACCTGACCACCTTCGGCAAGATCATCGGCGGCGGCATGCCGGTGGGTGCCTACGGCGGTCGTCGCGAACTGATGCAGCAGATCGCGCCGGCCGGCCCGATCTACCAGGCCGGTACGCTGAGCGGCAACCCGGTGGCGATGGCCGCCGGCCTGGCGATGCTGGAGCTGATCCAGCAGCCGGGCTTCCACGCCGATCTGGCCGAGCGCACCGCGCGCCTGTGTGCCGGCCTGGAAGCGGCCGCCGCCGAAGCCGGCGTAGCGGTGACCACCACCCGCGTGGGCGCGATGTTCGGGCTGTTCTTCACCAGCGAGAAGGTGGAGACCTACGCGCAGGCCACTGCCTGTGACATCCCGGCGTTCAACCGCTTCTTCCACGCGATGCTGGAGCAGGGCGTGTTCCTGGCCCCGTCAGCGTACGAGGCCGGCTTCCTGTCCAGCGCGCACGACGACGCCGTGATCGAGGCCACCCTCGCCGCTGCACGCGTGGCATTCAAGGCCGCCAAGGGCTGA